The window TTTTGGAAGACAATTGacattttcattatatttttaaaaaaccacTAAATGTAAACAGTAATCTAACAAATTAACAGATATAAACACAACATAAATAACAAATACTTTgacttatttaaaaaataaaaaaaatggtttaattatcaaattaaataatttctttgattttgttgttttgataaatagtttcaatattgtCCTATTTTTTAAGATGTGTCCATTATTTTATAGTTTAACCAAATTATTTAAAGCAAAATTTTCATATGAAAACAACTAATCTGATTTTTTATGAATATCTCATTCTCATTTTATCAACATTTTTCGTAAAATGAATCGCCATTCAataattttacttttaattttaaaaaacttaaataaaaagaaaaataaaaatattaagactattttcaaatataataaaataaactaaaatatttttattttgttatatttataaatgaatatttttatttaaaataattaaaaaaattggtttaaaagaaaagaaaaagaagtgagaGAGGAAATAAGAAAGAGAGTTCTGTTTGAATTATCAGAATCATCAAAGAGGGTATCCGGTCccctatctctctctctctctctttctattcatttattctctcttcttctcaccaaaaaaataattattcatttctattaattaaataaattaataatttcttCCCGACTCAGATTCATTTATCTCATCACTCTCCCAATTCCTTTCCCATATCCATTCCCCAAATGATCCGAACCTCAATCCTCAAATCTCCAATGCCTTCTCTCCCTTCTCCAATCCCCGATTTTCCGCTCAATCTCTGACCATTTCCTCCTCCTTCATCATCTTCTCCACCCAATTTCCTCTCAATCCATGTCTCTCAAGACCATCTTCCAAGATATGAGGTCCCGCTCCCGCTGCGTCGTCCAGGACGCCTCCGCCCCGCCTCCCACCGATGCCCTTGACCAGAGCTGTTGGGCCAATATGCCTCAGGAGCTTCTTAGGGAGGTTTTGATGAGAATCGAGGCCTCCGAGACCTCTTGGCCCTTCAGAAAGAGTGTCGTCGCTTGCGCCGGAGTGTGTCGGAGCTGGCGAGCCATTACTAAGGAGATCGTTAAAACGCCGGAGGTTTCTGGTAGGTTGACGTTCCCGATCTCTATTAAGCAGGTGAGTGGATATCACgcgctttttttttttttttttttttttgttgattttggtGGAATTTTAGGTATGTTGGATTTGGTTTTGAACTGATTGGGAACTTTGGGTGGTGTTGGGTTATGTTTAGCAGGATTTGGTTTTGTTGTTATGAGGTTTTTTTAGTCTTCAGAGTTCGGTTTTGGGATTGTTAACAATTTGGTGGAaatgttttgatatttttgcTCCTGGAAATTTCAAATCCATAACTGGTATTATATTATTTGATTGTGTGAAGGAAATGCCTATTGTAACTTGTTTTCTTGCCAAGTTGTTTTGTTTGTGTTTTTGGGTCATTGCCTTTTGCAACTCTTGTCTTTGTAATCTGTTTTAGGATTTTATTGAGTAAACATTAAGCCACATTTTTCTTGGAAAGGAATGTTGTATTGAGAAGCATCCATTCCAGGATTCAATCTGTCCACAACGAATCCAAGAATTTAAGTGCCTCATTTCCCGACGGAtccttttttaaatttatgcttgtttctttcaaatttttgaattagTTGGTAAAGAAACACTTGAAATCCCAGACGAATTCTTAAAAACAAACTATTTCTTTAGTTTTTCAAAACTAGGCTTGGTTTAACAAAACGTATGAACTTAAAGAAGTAAtgtttataagtttaattttcaaaaaccaattGTTGCCTAAATATGTGAAGATgggttctttctttttcttgggaTAGGAAAAGATGTTAAATTAATCCGGTTTGTGGATAGTTCAAATGTTTTGAATATAGTTTTTTGTGTACCCAAATATTGGACCTCTGATCAATGCATTTGTTTAGTTTTGTATTTTCATGCCTTGAACTTTCATACTTTCAAATTATGTTATTTCACACTTGGATGTAATTTTTGCAGCCTGGTTCTAGGGATCCTCTTCTACAGTGTTTCATAAAGAGAAACAGATCAAATCAAACTTATTATCTCTTCCTCAGTTTGACAAGTGGTGAGTAATTTATGTAGTAAATTGAAGTTTCTTGGCTTTGTCTTCTGTCCAATTGGTTCATTTCTTATGTTTTCTCACTTTCTTGCTCGCTTGACAGCACTAAATGATGATGGTAAATTTCTACTTGCTGCACGCAAATGCAAGCGCCCAACCTACACAGATTACATTATCTCTTTACATGCTGAGGATTTGTCAAAGGGGAGCAGCACCTATGTTGGGAAATTGAGGTATGCTTGCTTTTGGAGGCTCGTGATGCAATTTGAGATTTCTATTTTCGAATATATTGCTAAGAGGTTTATTTTTTCCCCTATTTGGCAAAAGATCTAATTTTCTAGGAACCAAGTTCACAATCTTCGATGGGCAACCACCACATTCTGGAGCCAAGATCATGAAAAGTCGCTCCACGAGGCTAGTGAATCTGAAACAAGTTTCCCCCAAGGTCCCTGCAGGAAACTATCCAGTTGCACACATTTCATATGAACTAAATGTGTTGGGATCAAGGTAATTCGAATGCTATCGGATAACTGGATTATGATTTATGGTTATTCTTTATTAGGATGGCTGCATTTTTCTGTAGATATCAACCAAATGCTCAACAGTTCATGTGATTAACAAGCAGGGGTCCAAGGAGAATGCAGTGTATCATGGACGCTATTCCCGCTTCAGCAGTTGAACTTGGAGGAGTGGCTCCCACGCCAACTGAGCTTTCTTTGAGCAACGTGGAATTGTTCCCTTCTTTCCCCTTCCTAAGGTCAAAATCAAATGCTGATAGCTTGCTTTCTGAGCCTTTAGGGAGTCAGAAAGATGGAATGTTGGTGCTGAGAAACAAAACACCCAGATGGCACGAGCAGCTTCAGTGCTGGTGTCTGAACTTTCATGGAAGAGTGACAATTGCTTCTGTAAAAAATTTTCAACTAGTTGCTTCTCCCGAAAATGATCCTCCTACAGCAGAAAACGAGAAGATCATCCTTCAGTTTGGAAAAGTGGGGAAGGATTTATTCACAATGGATTATCGTTACCCAATCTCCGCTTTCCAGGCTTTCGCAATCTGCCTCAGCAGTTTCGACACCAAGATTGCTTGTGAATGACAGAACACATCATTTAACAGgtgaaaaatattattaattcaaatatgACTTTATTTTAGAATTGCTATTTTGCAAATGCCATTGCATCATACATAGTTCTTCACAATATCTCATAGTCACACACTGGGAAGAGGTTCTTTAAATGGATTCTTCAGTTTCTACTCTACCTTATATATTAGAATTTCTTCAATtcacgaatgaagtga is drawn from Cucumis melo cultivar AY chromosome 11, USDA_Cmelo_AY_1.0, whole genome shotgun sequence and contains these coding sequences:
- the LOC103497885 gene encoding tubby-like F-box protein 3 yields the protein MSLKTIFQDMRSRSRCVVQDASAPPPTDALDQSCWANMPQELLREVLMRIEASETSWPFRKSVVACAGVCRSWRAITKEIVKTPEVSGRLTFPISIKQPGSRDPLLQCFIKRNRSNQTYYLFLSLTSALNDDGKFLLAARKCKRPTYTDYIISLHAEDLSKGSSTYVGKLRSNFLGTKFTIFDGQPPHSGAKIMKSRSTRLVNLKQVSPKVPAGNYPVAHISYELNVLGSRGPRRMQCIMDAIPASAVELGGVAPTPTELSLSNVELFPSFPFLRSKSNADSLLSEPLGSQKDGMLVLRNKTPRWHEQLQCWCLNFHGRVTIASVKNFQLVASPENDPPTAENEKIILQFGKVGKDLFTMDYRYPISAFQAFAICLSSFDTKIACE